A window of the Schlesneria paludicola DSM 18645 genome harbors these coding sequences:
- a CDS encoding CvpA family protein — protein MTFLNGVTAYDGLMALIVFFITVHGYWKGAAWQFAPIMSLVFGYMIAMPMSVTMAHYFGDPPQNRLYALVSIYIGVALIVYLLVRSFRAGLEKAKLTEFDRHIGALLGFLKGVLLTLSATVVLLIYSPPAREQILKSETRTIAAKIINAVYPILPQAMHQILRPYLKQVEGELPLDLPDFDASLNADMLPDHGATLRPTNSSARRVYEDASGTNSRVGSQSFVDEEEVDLPAPRPPKRTPAQYYDDDSIRSPRDDRDYDSAARTNRRSTSSVRETEAPTRRSVLVPTPEEDDDPYRPNSTSRDLGQPRR, from the coding sequence ATGACGTTTCTTAACGGAGTCACCGCTTACGATGGGTTGATGGCGCTGATCGTCTTTTTCATTACCGTCCACGGTTATTGGAAAGGTGCCGCCTGGCAGTTCGCTCCGATCATGTCGCTGGTTTTCGGCTATATGATTGCGATGCCGATGTCGGTGACGATGGCCCACTATTTTGGTGATCCACCACAGAATCGATTGTACGCATTGGTTTCGATCTACATCGGTGTGGCGCTGATCGTATACCTGCTGGTCCGGTCATTCCGGGCGGGACTGGAAAAGGCCAAGCTGACCGAATTCGACCGCCATATCGGTGCCTTACTGGGATTCCTGAAAGGAGTCCTGCTCACACTGTCGGCGACTGTCGTGCTTCTGATTTATTCTCCACCTGCGCGGGAACAGATTCTGAAGTCAGAGACGCGAACGATCGCGGCGAAAATTATCAACGCCGTCTATCCGATCCTGCCACAAGCCATGCATCAGATTCTCAGGCCCTATCTGAAGCAGGTCGAAGGGGAATTGCCGTTGGATCTGCCCGACTTTGATGCCAGTTTGAACGCAGACATGTTGCCCGACCACGGAGCCACACTTCGGCCGACCAATTCGAGTGCCCGCCGCGTTTACGAAGACGCCAGCGGCACGAATTCGCGAGTTGGCTCGCAGTCGTTCGTCGATGAAGAGGAAGTGGATTTGCCCGCTCCGCGTCCGCCTAAACGCACGCCAGCGCAATACTATGATGACGATTCGATTCGAAGTCCTCGTGATGATCGCGACTACGATTCCGCCGCGCGAACAAATCGACGCAGTACGTCATCAGTCCGTGAAACCGAAGCCCCAACAAGGCGATCGGTGCTCGTGCCAACGCCAGAAGAGGACGACGATCCGTATCGCCCCAATAGCACATCCCGTGATTTGGGGCAGCCGCGTCGCTAA
- a CDS encoding thioredoxin family protein: MDLFAKWPAGLGYVEFLDRYASADQRKRWDAVRSEVTLTPDQKALLAGFQREMHVMVVSGAWCGDCIQQCPIFDLFAEQTARLKIRYFDRDDHSEIADELSICGGRRVPSVLLMSEDGAPCGRYGDRTLAKYRDTAASLSGAACPTGLVPQAKSLQDAVIQEWLDQFERVQLMLRLSPRLRQKHGD; encoded by the coding sequence ATGGATTTGTTCGCGAAATGGCCCGCGGGACTGGGGTATGTTGAATTTCTTGACCGGTATGCCTCGGCTGATCAACGAAAACGCTGGGATGCCGTGCGCAGCGAGGTCACGTTGACACCCGACCAGAAGGCGTTGCTGGCGGGATTTCAGCGAGAAATGCATGTGATGGTCGTGTCTGGAGCCTGGTGCGGAGACTGTATCCAGCAATGTCCGATCTTCGATCTGTTTGCCGAACAGACAGCCCGTCTGAAGATCCGATACTTTGATCGAGATGATCACAGCGAGATTGCTGATGAACTGTCGATTTGCGGTGGTCGCCGCGTGCCGTCGGTATTGTTAATGTCCGAAGACGGAGCGCCTTGTGGCCGTTATGGCGATCGGACGTTGGCAAAATATCGCGACACTGCGGCATCACTCAGCGGTGCCGCATGTCCGACGGGCCTTGTCCCGCAGGCCAAGTCATTGCAAGACGCCGTCATTCAGGAATGGCTCGATCAGTTTGAACGTGTCCAGTTGATGCTGCGTCTGTCGCCACGCCTTAGACAGAAGCACGGCGACTGA
- a CDS encoding SDR family oxidoreductase, giving the protein MNQLSGQIAVITGANRGIGKAIAHTFAAEGAALALCARSADSLAEVANELAANGTDVFQQTCDVSNEADVERFFAEVEARFGRIDLLVNNAGAFDGGPLDELSLDAWNNVIGACLTGTFLCSRAAFRSMKLRRAGKILNIGSISAQRPREGSAPYSAAKFGVWGLTQAVALDGRPYGITCSCLHPGNVMVERRADSGKESDREPMMQPDSIARAALAMMTLPADVNFLEAIVLPRDQAYLGRG; this is encoded by the coding sequence ATGAATCAGCTTAGTGGTCAGATCGCAGTGATTACCGGTGCCAATCGTGGAATCGGTAAAGCGATTGCGCATACGTTCGCAGCAGAAGGCGCTGCATTGGCCCTCTGTGCTCGTAGTGCCGATTCGCTGGCAGAAGTTGCCAACGAGTTGGCCGCGAACGGAACCGACGTCTTTCAGCAGACCTGCGACGTCTCTAATGAGGCCGACGTCGAACGATTCTTCGCAGAAGTCGAGGCACGATTCGGGCGAATCGACCTACTGGTCAATAATGCAGGTGCATTCGACGGTGGACCGCTCGACGAGCTTTCGCTGGACGCGTGGAATAATGTGATCGGCGCCTGTTTGACCGGAACGTTCCTTTGCAGTCGCGCCGCGTTCCGGTCGATGAAACTCCGACGCGCTGGAAAGATCCTGAATATCGGATCGATCAGCGCGCAGCGCCCTAGAGAAGGCAGTGCCCCCTATTCGGCCGCGAAGTTCGGCGTCTGGGGACTGACTCAGGCCGTGGCGCTTGATGGCCGACCGTACGGAATCACTTGCTCGTGCTTGCACCCCGGCAATGTGATGGTTGAGCGTCGCGCGGATTCGGGGAAAGAATCTGACCGCGAACCCATGATGCAACCCGACTCCATCGCCCGCGCGGCACTGGCAATGATGACATTGCCGGCCGACGTGAATTTCCTCGAAGCGATTGTCTTGCCACGCGATCAAGCCTATCTGGGGCGCGGCTAG
- a CDS encoding PD40 domain-containing protein, with product MDLWQRLSIASVLIACSCLISRILDAADARLERIQAVFSRIDQDRDEKLTIAEFTADRKPLGAAQRDFRLFDRNHDQFLSSHEFASIPGAVAPADREPTNDPIVDLVDQLMSGMDQSLDNWNENPDVEINVNHFTRTVQSSFKNAHIRLDPVPADLNQDHKISRAEARQFLEIQMGVRTDHGTLLRAANGQILNYGQFHQFDLDHNDQLDRAEFEKSIDPAEEIPLTFESADTNQDRSVSLEEWGRLGGERLVDPIADFLELDTNFDAYVAPDELAARMQNEQHHVLKKTFPAFDLDLDGKLSLAEYRITMRANPAWNWYKVPADQNNDGHLEFAEFSFEGASSPLLRLMYFKQLDLNSDQRLEPHEFPLRIKRPNEFYSLQEDGSNLQFLWGGEDHPVIGSPTVSPDGKWLAFDELPIGSTGGEQIYVIPIKGGTARKICSGVMPSWSPDSRLLACSRRAPHFGVWLADVTTGETEIIVQSHWGQLSPNGKSLMIGVPNILVYDMETESKKSILGTGTNPFVKVYRNGAWSPDSMQFCFKGRNTENQIQIATVQIAGDPSNSTLQVHHTFAITSTTNFAWHPSGHRVVFSMPCLERDGLRQLYEFDPGIPGSVQLVAGQDPTRNNIDSCWTPDGRRLIFASGDFCDD from the coding sequence ATGGATCTGTGGCAGCGATTGTCAATTGCCAGTGTGCTGATCGCCTGTTCGTGCCTAATCTCACGAATTCTCGATGCAGCAGATGCACGGCTCGAACGAATTCAGGCCGTATTTTCTCGCATCGACCAGGATCGCGACGAAAAGCTGACCATTGCCGAATTCACCGCCGATCGAAAGCCCCTCGGCGCGGCACAACGCGACTTTCGACTCTTCGATCGCAATCATGACCAATTTCTGAGTTCTCATGAATTCGCTTCGATTCCCGGTGCCGTTGCCCCGGCCGATCGCGAACCGACCAATGATCCGATTGTCGATCTCGTTGATCAATTGATGTCAGGCATGGACCAGTCTCTTGATAACTGGAACGAAAATCCCGACGTCGAAATCAACGTGAACCATTTCACCCGTACGGTTCAATCTTCATTTAAGAACGCTCATATCCGCTTGGATCCAGTTCCCGCGGATCTCAACCAGGACCACAAGATCAGCAGGGCGGAGGCCCGACAGTTTCTCGAAATCCAAATGGGAGTGAGAACCGATCACGGAACGCTGCTTCGTGCAGCAAATGGTCAGATCCTGAACTATGGCCAATTCCACCAGTTCGACCTCGATCACAATGATCAACTCGACCGGGCGGAGTTTGAAAAATCGATCGATCCTGCAGAGGAAATTCCACTGACATTCGAATCTGCAGACACGAATCAGGATCGCAGTGTTTCGCTGGAAGAGTGGGGACGATTGGGAGGCGAGCGACTTGTTGATCCGATCGCCGACTTTCTCGAACTCGACACCAATTTCGATGCGTACGTCGCTCCGGATGAGTTGGCCGCCCGAATGCAAAACGAACAACATCACGTGCTGAAAAAGACCTTTCCCGCTTTCGACCTTGATCTCGATGGCAAGTTATCACTGGCCGAGTATCGCATCACGATGCGGGCGAACCCCGCTTGGAACTGGTACAAAGTCCCCGCGGACCAAAACAATGATGGACACCTGGAATTCGCAGAGTTCTCATTCGAGGGTGCATCGTCTCCGCTGCTGCGGTTGATGTATTTCAAACAACTGGATCTCAACAGCGACCAGCGTCTCGAACCGCATGAATTCCCCCTGCGAATCAAACGTCCGAACGAATTCTATTCGCTGCAGGAGGATGGATCGAACTTGCAGTTCCTTTGGGGGGGCGAGGATCATCCCGTCATTGGATCTCCCACCGTTTCACCCGACGGAAAATGGTTGGCATTCGACGAATTGCCGATTGGATCAACGGGAGGTGAACAGATTTACGTTATCCCGATCAAAGGCGGTACCGCGCGGAAGATCTGTTCGGGAGTGATGCCGTCGTGGTCACCAGACAGCCGCCTCCTGGCGTGTTCACGTCGCGCGCCACACTTTGGCGTCTGGCTGGCCGATGTCACCACTGGCGAGACCGAAATCATTGTGCAAAGCCATTGGGGGCAATTATCCCCCAATGGTAAATCCCTCATGATCGGTGTTCCGAATATTCTCGTGTACGACATGGAAACCGAATCGAAGAAGTCAATTCTTGGCACTGGGACAAATCCCTTTGTCAAAGTTTACCGAAACGGCGCCTGGTCACCTGACTCAATGCAGTTTTGCTTCAAGGGCCGCAACACGGAGAATCAAATTCAAATTGCCACGGTCCAAATCGCGGGTGATCCGAGTAACTCCACCCTTCAGGTGCACCACACTTTCGCGATCACGTCGACCACGAACTTCGCCTGGCACCCTTCCGGGCACCGCGTTGTGTTCTCGATGCCTTGTCTCGAACGCGACGGGTTGCGACAACTCTACGAGTTCGATCCAGGCATCCCGGGATCGGTCCAACTCGTCGCCGGTCAGGACCCAACGCGCAACAACATTGATTCGTGCTGGACGCCGGACGGTCGACGTCTGATCTTTGCGAGCGGTGACTTCTGCGACGATTGA
- the dnaK gene encoding molecular chaperone DnaK, translating into MAIQEKIIGIDLGTTNSVVSVMEGGEVKVIANQDGNRITPSVVAYTEKGDRLVGDPAKRQAVTNPKNTIYSIKRFMGRRHNEVESEEKMVPYKVVGGPTEYVKVEVHGKTYTPPEVSAQVLRKLKESAEAYLGHTCSRAVITVPAYFNDAQRQATKDAGEIAGLKVERIINEPTAAALAYGLQNKKNEKIAVFDLGGGTFDVSVLEVDNELVEVLSTNGDTHLGGDDFDEVLIKHIADKFQAEHGIDLRKDAMALQRLREAAEKAKKELSGQQSTDINLPFITADASGAKHLQLTVTRAEFERMIDHLVERCRKPVENALRDAKLSPSQIDEVVLVGGSTRVPKVQEFVKKMFGGKEPHRGVNPDEVVSIGAAIQGGIISGDVKDMVLLDVTPLSLGLETEGGVLTVLIERNTTIPKTATQTFSTAADGQTAVTISVYQGERPMARDNRLLNQFNLEGILPAPRGTPKIEVTFDIDVNGILNVKAKDQATGKEHSVKIENSSGLDSSEIEKMKKDAESHAAEDKHRRELAEAKNKASTSVYEVEKILKEHGAKLDAASKGAVEASIEKVKAAEKGEDIAAINSAVDGLQQASMALSQHMQSAAGAAAGGAAPEPSANGGKPDEEVIDAEFEKKS; encoded by the coding sequence ATGGCGATTCAAGAAAAAATTATCGGTATCGATCTGGGAACGACGAACTCCGTGGTTTCGGTCATGGAAGGTGGCGAAGTGAAGGTCATTGCCAACCAAGATGGCAATCGAATCACCCCGAGCGTCGTTGCGTATACAGAGAAAGGGGATCGACTGGTCGGTGACCCTGCGAAGCGACAGGCGGTGACCAATCCCAAGAATACGATCTACTCGATCAAGCGATTCATGGGACGACGACACAACGAAGTCGAATCTGAAGAGAAGATGGTTCCCTATAAAGTCGTGGGCGGCCCTACGGAATACGTCAAAGTGGAAGTTCACGGGAAGACGTACACTCCTCCCGAAGTTTCGGCGCAGGTTCTGCGCAAGCTGAAGGAATCGGCGGAAGCCTACCTCGGTCATACCTGCAGCCGTGCCGTGATCACGGTTCCAGCGTACTTCAACGATGCTCAGCGTCAGGCGACGAAAGACGCGGGCGAAATCGCTGGCCTGAAGGTCGAGCGAATCATCAATGAACCGACCGCGGCAGCATTGGCATATGGCCTGCAGAATAAAAAGAACGAAAAGATTGCGGTCTTCGACCTGGGCGGTGGGACGTTCGACGTTTCGGTTCTGGAAGTCGATAACGAACTCGTGGAAGTGCTCAGCACCAACGGTGACACTCATCTTGGCGGTGATGACTTCGACGAAGTGCTGATTAAGCACATCGCCGACAAGTTCCAGGCGGAACATGGCATCGATTTGCGCAAAGACGCGATGGCCTTGCAGCGGCTGCGCGAAGCGGCGGAAAAGGCCAAGAAGGAATTGTCGGGCCAACAGTCGACCGATATCAATCTGCCGTTCATCACGGCCGACGCGAGTGGTGCAAAGCACTTGCAGTTGACGGTGACCCGTGCCGAATTTGAACGAATGATCGATCACCTGGTCGAACGCTGCCGCAAACCGGTCGAGAACGCACTGCGCGATGCCAAGCTGTCACCCAGCCAGATTGATGAAGTCGTGCTGGTTGGTGGTTCGACTCGCGTGCCGAAGGTGCAAGAGTTCGTCAAGAAGATGTTTGGCGGCAAAGAACCGCACCGAGGCGTGAACCCAGACGAAGTCGTTTCAATCGGGGCCGCGATTCAGGGCGGGATCATTTCGGGCGACGTCAAGGATATGGTTCTGCTTGACGTGACACCGCTGTCGCTCGGTCTCGAAACCGAGGGTGGCGTGCTGACGGTGCTGATTGAACGCAACACCACGATTCCGAAGACGGCGACGCAGACATTCTCGACCGCTGCTGACGGACAGACCGCAGTGACGATCAGCGTGTACCAAGGTGAGCGTCCGATGGCTCGTGACAACCGTTTGTTGAACCAATTCAATCTCGAAGGCATTCTGCCGGCACCTCGCGGTACGCCGAAGATTGAAGTGACGTTTGATATCGATGTGAACGGGATTCTTAACGTCAAAGCCAAAGACCAGGCCACAGGCAAAGAACACTCGGTCAAAATCGAAAACTCGAGCGGACTGGATTCATCTGAAATCGAAAAGATGAAGAAGGATGCGGAATCGCATGCCGCGGAAGACAAGCACCGACGCGAACTGGCGGAAGCCAAGAACAAGGCGTCAACCTCGGTCTATGAAGTCGAAAAAATCCTGAAGGAACATGGTGCGAAACTGGATGCCGCGTCGAAGGGTGCGGTTGAAGCGAGCATCGAAAAGGTGAAAGCGGCTGAAAAGGGCGAAGATATCGCGGCAATCAACTCGGCTGTCGATGGGCTGCAGCAAGCCAGTATGGCGTTGAGCCAGCACATGCAAAGTGCCGCTGGAGCAGCGGCCGGCGGGGCAGCTCCCGAACCGTCTGCGAATGGCGGCAAGCCCGATGAAGAAGTCATTGACGCCGAATTTGAAAAGAAAAGTTAA
- the clpB gene encoding ATP-dependent chaperone ClpB translates to MAFRPDKLTVKAQEALQSAQQSAESQGHAQLVPLHLLKALLDEQGGIVKPLLEKVGIRVPQLRGIVEADLAKLPRSSGGGQTGASQAIRQVLDKAADQADAMKDAFVSTEHLLIALTLVDDQAQRVLKLNGVTEADVLSALKTVRGSQSVTDQNPEDKYQALEKYGKDLVALAQAGKIDPVIGRDQEIRRVIQVLSRRRKNNPVLIGDAGVGKTAIVEGLAHRIVMGDVPQNLKDKRVIALDMGALIAGAKYRGEFEDRLKAVLKEVSEADGRVILFIDELHTVVGAGASEGAMDAANLLKPALARGELHCVGATTLDEYRKSIEKDPALERRFQPVLVNEPSVEDTISILRGLKSRYESHHGVRITDDALIAAATLSDRYINDRFLPDKAIDLVDEAASKLRMEMDSMPAEIDEATRQLTRMQIEAAALSQESSADSKTRLQDLRRQIADREESVNALKARWQTEKDALTSIRPLKEEIEKLNTAYEQAFSQAQRTNSNDDFVKAFDVEKKLKDVRQRLAKAEERASQVGGDEGQRLLREEVTQEDVAKVVGTWTGIPVSRLLQTEKTKLLEMEDHIHRRMIDQSEAVTAVANAVRRSRSGLQDPHRPIGSFIFLGPTGVGKTELCKALAEFLFDDERAMVRIDMSEFMEKHSVARLIGAPPGYVGYEEGGKLTEAVRRRPYSVLLLDEIEKAHRDVFNVLLQLLDDGRLTDSHGRTVDFTNTIVVMTSNIGSQTIMDLTDKEDDKEIQRRVLQALRKEFLPEFLNRVDEVIVFHPLGKNEIRQIVDLQLVRLEKRLEENGFTLVVTDAARKQLAEEGYDPVYGARPLKRVIQQRLQNELANAILGGDFAEGATITIDVQNGDFTFGGSI, encoded by the coding sequence ATGGCATTTCGTCCCGACAAATTGACGGTGAAAGCCCAGGAAGCCCTTCAATCGGCGCAGCAATCTGCAGAGTCGCAAGGGCACGCGCAACTCGTGCCCTTGCACCTGCTCAAAGCATTGCTCGACGAACAAGGCGGGATTGTCAAACCGTTACTCGAAAAGGTTGGAATTCGCGTCCCGCAATTGCGCGGGATCGTTGAAGCCGATCTTGCAAAGTTGCCCCGCAGTTCAGGGGGGGGACAGACCGGAGCCAGTCAGGCCATCCGACAAGTGCTCGATAAAGCGGCCGATCAGGCCGACGCGATGAAGGATGCCTTCGTCTCAACCGAGCATTTGCTGATCGCCTTAACACTGGTCGACGATCAGGCTCAGCGTGTTCTGAAGCTGAATGGTGTCACCGAAGCCGATGTCTTGAGTGCACTCAAGACCGTCCGTGGGTCTCAGTCTGTTACCGATCAGAACCCCGAAGACAAGTACCAGGCACTCGAAAAGTATGGAAAGGATCTGGTTGCGCTCGCTCAAGCCGGCAAGATCGATCCTGTCATTGGCCGGGACCAGGAAATACGCCGTGTGATTCAAGTCCTGTCGCGCCGTCGAAAGAACAATCCGGTTCTGATTGGTGACGCCGGTGTCGGGAAAACCGCGATTGTCGAAGGTCTGGCCCACCGCATCGTGATGGGTGACGTTCCCCAGAATCTGAAAGACAAACGGGTCATCGCGCTCGACATGGGGGCGCTGATCGCCGGGGCCAAGTACCGCGGTGAATTTGAAGATCGCCTGAAAGCCGTGCTCAAGGAAGTGTCCGAGGCCGACGGACGCGTGATTCTGTTCATCGACGAGTTGCATACAGTTGTCGGTGCCGGTGCATCCGAAGGGGCGATGGACGCGGCGAATCTTTTGAAGCCGGCGCTGGCGCGCGGCGAACTACACTGCGTCGGTGCAACAACACTGGACGAATACCGGAAGTCGATCGAAAAAGATCCGGCGCTTGAACGACGATTCCAGCCTGTACTGGTGAACGAACCAAGCGTCGAGGACACCATTTCGATTCTGCGTGGCCTCAAGTCTCGCTATGAGTCGCATCACGGCGTGCGCATTACCGACGATGCCTTGATCGCCGCGGCCACCCTCTCCGATCGTTATATCAATGATCGATTTCTGCCCGATAAGGCGATCGACCTGGTCGACGAAGCCGCCAGTAAATTGCGGATGGAAATGGATTCGATGCCGGCAGAGATTGATGAAGCGACTCGTCAATTGACGCGAATGCAAATCGAAGCGGCAGCACTCTCGCAAGAATCGAGCGCCGACAGCAAGACGCGATTGCAGGATCTTCGTCGGCAAATCGCCGATCGAGAAGAGAGCGTTAATGCGCTCAAGGCTCGCTGGCAGACCGAAAAGGATGCACTCACCTCGATCCGTCCGCTCAAGGAAGAAATCGAAAAGCTCAATACCGCCTATGAACAGGCCTTTTCGCAGGCTCAACGCACAAATTCGAACGATGACTTTGTCAAAGCGTTTGATGTTGAGAAAAAGCTGAAGGATGTTCGCCAGCGATTGGCGAAGGCAGAAGAACGTGCGTCTCAGGTTGGTGGAGATGAGGGGCAGCGCTTGCTGCGTGAAGAAGTGACTCAAGAGGACGTAGCAAAGGTGGTCGGCACCTGGACGGGAATTCCGGTCTCGCGACTGCTGCAAACGGAGAAGACGAAATTGCTCGAGATGGAAGACCATATCCATCGCCGCATGATCGATCAGTCCGAAGCAGTGACGGCCGTCGCGAACGCCGTCCGCAGATCGCGATCAGGCTTGCAGGATCCCCATCGACCGATTGGTTCGTTCATTTTCCTTGGTCCAACCGGTGTCGGAAAGACGGAACTGTGCAAGGCACTTGCCGAGTTCTTATTCGACGACGAACGAGCGATGGTGCGGATCGACATGAGCGAATTCATGGAGAAGCATTCCGTCGCACGATTGATCGGTGCTCCTCCGGGGTATGTCGGATACGAAGAAGGGGGCAAGCTGACGGAGGCGGTTCGCCGCAGGCCGTACTCTGTTTTGTTGCTCGACGAAATCGAGAAGGCACATCGGGACGTCTTCAACGTGCTACTGCAGTTGCTCGACGATGGCCGGTTGACGGATAGTCACGGCCGGACGGTCGACTTCACCAATACGATCGTGGTGATGACGTCGAACATCGGCAGCCAGACGATCATGGATCTGACCGACAAGGAAGACGACAAAGAAATTCAGCGTCGAGTCCTTCAAGCATTACGAAAAGAGTTCTTACCCGAATTCTTGAATCGCGTTGACGAAGTCATTGTGTTCCACCCCCTAGGCAAGAACGAGATTCGCCAAATCGTCGATCTGCAACTGGTACGGCTCGAAAAACGGCTTGAGGAAAACGGCTTCACGCTGGTCGTGACCGATGCGGCCAGAAAGCAACTAGCGGAAGAAGGTTACGATCCTGTGTACGGTGCGCGTCCGTTGAAGCGCGTGATCCAGCAGCGGCTTCAGAATGAACTGGCCAACGCAATCCTTGGCGGCGATTTCGCTGAGGGCGCGACGATTACGATCGATGTGCAGAACGGAGATTTCACGTTCGGCGGGTCAATTTGA
- the gatC gene encoding Asp-tRNA(Asn)/Glu-tRNA(Gln) amidotransferase subunit GatC has protein sequence MELSRDDVRKVAGLARLKVTEDELDSLAHDLRAMIGYVQILNEVDTTGVAPMVHAVELQNVLRADTLVPSLERPAALSNAPQTDGECFLVPAIIDGE, from the coding sequence ATGGAATTGTCGCGCGACGATGTACGAAAAGTGGCGGGGCTTGCTCGTCTAAAGGTCACGGAAGACGAACTCGATTCTCTTGCGCACGATCTTCGCGCGATGATCGGATACGTTCAGATTCTGAACGAAGTCGACACGACAGGTGTTGCTCCGATGGTGCATGCCGTTGAGCTGCAGAATGTGCTGCGCGCGGATACGCTCGTTCCGTCTCTTGAACGGCCGGCAGCACTCTCGAATGCGCCCCAGACAGACGGTGAGTGTTTCCTGGTACCAGCCATCATCGACGGCGAGTGA